In Fusarium oxysporum Fo47 chromosome XII, complete sequence, one DNA window encodes the following:
- a CDS encoding uncharacterized protein (expressed protein) encodes MESPRAKGPTREIRKTCDHCRKRKIKCSNENPCARCHRFGLSCRYSPTRPIGRPLKRRGTPPNQCSAAAARPNEGLLFESPDIPEEFDSAMTLDTLAVPMTFPTPPDEFCWSEWSALDAMMSAAYTPNDTSQSQRTQTHVEKSQVVGGTSTHDLSGIITRQRKSAELAQKVLDCNSCGDINNAPSQIAGNVLLFGAVMTEATSSCQSFIRDLEQRALVPDDEQSYTQICLALMDPNDHHIEYKLNRQYVWPLAKVLLRIETDKLSRICIAFITRQWRVHERGHELCRAGTTCKKIKTTEASYPADFSASVQPSIFSLLSQAFRKIWNYNMG; translated from the exons ATGGAGTCCCCCAGAGCGAAAGGTCCGACCCGAGAAATACGGAAAACATGTGACCATTGTA GGAAGCGTAAGATCAAATGTTCCAATGAGAATCCATGTGCACGTTGCCATCGATTCGGCTTGTCGTGTCGATACTCTCCAACTCGACCTATTGGACGGCCATTAAAACGACGGGGCACCCCGCCAAACCAGTGCAGTGCTGCTGCCGCCCGTCCGAATGAGGGTCTCCTGTTTGAAAGTCCTGATATACCGGAGGAGTTCGACAGCGCCATGACGCTTGATACACTAGCTGTCCCGATGACTTTCCCGACCCCACCTGATGAGTTTTGCTGGTCTGAATGGTCGGCACTGGACGCTATGATGAGTGCTGCATATACTCCCAATGACACGTCGCAAAGCCAACGCACTCAGACTCATGTTGAGAAGTCCCAAGTCGTTGGTGGC ACCAGCACACATGACCTGTCGGGAATTATTACGAGGCAGCGCAAGTCAGCGGAGCTGGCGCAGAAAGTCCTGGATTGTAATAGTTGCGGCGATATCAACAACGCACCTAGTCAAATCGCCGGGAACGTGCTGCTCTTTGGAGCGGTTATGACGGAGGCGACTTCATCGTGCCAATCATTCATCAGAGACCTGGAACAACGCGCTCTCGTACCAGATGACGAGCAGTCCTACACACAGATATGCCTCGCACTCATGGACCCTAATGACCATCACATCGAGTACAAGCTTAACCGTCAATATGTCTGGCCCCTAGCCAAGGTTCTGCTTCGTATCGAAACCGACAAGCTCAGCCGGATATGCATTGCCTTCATCACTCGGCAATGGCGGGTGCATGAAAGGGGTCACGAATTATGCCGAGCTGGGACGACTtgcaagaagatcaagactACAGAGGCCAGTTATCCGGCGGATTTCT CTGCCTCCGTACAGCCAAGCATCTTCAGTCTGTTATCACAAGCCTTCAGAAAGATTTGGAATTATAATATGggatga
- a CDS encoding Mss4-like protein yields MGLTGGCQCGAIRYSANVETGTKAICHCNPCQKRTTSAFSSNLIIPRNAFKVTKGDPRTYPHLGDSGKLYHHNFCGNCGTEVFGVPEAAPEVLSIKVGNLDSQYRNIGPMHAELFVGNRVNYVQPLEGLKQYDGMLPL; encoded by the exons ATGGGTCTTACTGGAGGCTGCCAGTGCGGTGCTATCCGCTACTCTGCTAATG TTGAAACCGGCACCAAAGCCATCTGTCACTGTAACCCTTGCCAGAAG CGTACAACTAGTGCCTTCAGCTCAAACCTGATTATTCCCCGCAATGCCTTCAAGGTGACCAAAG GCGACCCACGAACTTACCCTCACCTAGGAGACTCTGGCAAGCTTTACCATCATAACTTCTGTGGTAACTGCGGCACCGAGGTCTTTGGCGTTCCAGAGGCTGCTCCGGAGGTTCTCTCGATTAAAGTCGGAAACTTGGACTCGCAGTATAGGAATATTGGCCCGATGCACGCTGAGCTCTTTGTTGGTAATCGTGTCAACTACGTTCAGCCGCTCGAGGGCCTCAAGCAGTATGATGGCATGCTGCCGCTGTAA